GCAGGAAAACGCCGAGGTATCCGGACAGCACCGGCCCGATGTCGATCTCCGAGTGTCTTGTCAGAACCAGCACGTAGAGCACGGTCGGCAGCCACAACGTCACGTAGAACGCCATCGCGGCGGCGAACTTGCCGATGATGACCTGGCCTTCGGTGACCGGCGAGGTGAGAAGGACCTCGACCGTGCCCGACCGCCGCTCCTCGGCGATCAGCCGCATGGTGATGACCGGTACCACGAACAGGAGGAAGAGCCAGAAGAAGATCGTTCCGCCGAAGAAGAGCCTCAGCGGCGTCATCGCCGGAGTCTGCGGATTGTTGAGGAAGGAAACGATCAAATAGAAGATGTAGCCCTGCATGAGCAGGAAGGCGGTCAACACGATGTATGCGAGGGGCGACGAGAAGTAGGCAATCAGCTCGCGCCGGATGATGGCCCAGATCTTACGCATCGTGCACCTCCCCGGCCGGCTCGGCAAGGAGCTCGTCCTCGCGGGTCGTCAGCCTCACAAACACGTCCTCGAGCGACGCCTGCTGCGGGGTCAGCGTCAGCAGCACCCAATCCTTCTCGACTGCGAGCCGGAAGACCGCCTCGCGCGGGTCGGAGCCGGCCGCGTGCTCGAGGACGAACCGGCCGCTACCGAGCTCCCTGGTGCCGACAACTCCCGGCAGTCCTTGCAGCACCTCCCGGGCCGAACTGTCGGCGCCCCCGAGCTCGACTGAGAGCGACGGGTTGCCGATCAGCTTTGCCTGCAGTGCGTCCGGCGTGCCGTCGGCGACGATCCGGCCGCGATCGATGATGAAAACCCGCTCGCAGACTTGCTCCACCTCGGGCAGGATGTGGGTCGACAGGAGCACCGTGTGGTCCTCGCCGAGCTCGGTGATCAACTCCCGCACCTTGATGATCTGGTTCGGGTCGAGTCCGACCGTAGGTTCGTCGAGGATCAGCACCGGCGGTTGGTGAATCAGAGCGCCGGCCAGGCCGACCCGCTGACGGTAGCCCTTGGAGAGGGTGCCGACCACCTGCCGCCGCACCTCGCCGAGCAGGCACTTCTCGACGACATACTCGATCTGCTTTTGGACTTCGCCGCGGGGGACCTCCTCGACCGCTGCCCTGAAGCGGAGAAACTCGTCGACCCGCATCTCCGGATAGAGGGGCACGTTTTCCGGCAGGTAGCCGACGTTGCGCCTGAGCCCGACCGGATCCTGATCGAGATCGACCCCGGCCACCACCACGCGCCCGGTTGTCGGTGGCAGAAACGCCGTCAACATCCTCATCACCGTCGTCTTGCCCGCACCGTTGGGACCGAGGAATCCGAGCACCTGACCCTCCGGTACGAAGAAGCTCAGGTCCCGGACGACCGGTGCCTCGACATAGGTCTTGCTGAGGTTTTCCACTTCAATCATCTATCGCGCCTCCTGTCGGTGGTCTGGGTTTCCGAAAGACGGCCGAAACGAATCCACCGCGAACCGGTTTTCGTGTGCAGCGGTTTCCTTCGCAGAAGGAATGCGCATCACCCGGCCCCTCTCAGTGGCACACCCTAAGCAAAATGCGATCCAATTTCAAGCCCGGAAATGCGCGTATCAGCGCCGCGAAATCACGTCATTTTGGCAGCTCACCCGCACCGTCATGCGGGCTCATCACGCCGTGGAGTTTCCCGTGACGATCAGCATCAGGGTGGTCGATCCGACGGTGAATTCTCCCTGGTTGGGGATCTCGGCTTCCTCTGCCCGTTCACCGCCGACCCAGGTGCCGTTGGTGGCACCCATGTCCACCAGCACGACCGTGCCGCTCCTCACCTCGAGCATCGCGTGCCGGCGTGATACCTCCGAATCCTTGACCTGAATGTCCATCGCCGAGCCCCGGCCCAGGTAAACGCGAGGCTTGGTGATCGGGAAGACGCTACCGGCCTGCGAGCCGGCGATCACCGCCAGGGAATAACGCTGGTCCTTGGGCAGGGGGGCGAGCTCCGGAAACTCCGGCGGCTCGGGCTCCGGCTCGGGCTCGGGCGTCTCGATCGGTTCGGGCGATTCCTGGAACATCTTCTTGATCGAGGTCGCGTTGGAGGGTTCGTCGAGCGGATTCCGGACCTCGAAGGCGTGTTGGCAGCTGGTGCACTTGACCTGCTTGACCTCGGCGCCGCCGAAACGCGCCTCATCGTACCGGTACTTCGTTTCGCAGTTCGGGCAGGTAATGATCACCTAGCGTCCTCCACGGCCTCTGACTCCTCAATGATATCAGCATTGAGTTCCCGGTTCTGAGTTCCTAGTTTTGAGTTTCGAGTTGCCCCCACCCTCCATTCGCACCATTGGGGAGGGCGGGTGGGAACTCAAAACTCACACCTCAAAACTCAACACTATTTCCCCTCCGCTACTCCACAGCCGGAGCCGTCCACCGATCCATCCAGTCGAGGACAACCTCGTGCCACTGAATCGAGTTGACCGGCTTAAGCACCCAGTGATTTTCGTCCGGGTAATAGAGCAGCCTCGACGGCACTCCGAGACGCTGGAGGGCGTTGAAAGTGGCGAGGCCCTGAGTATCCACGACACGGTAGTCGAGCGCGCCGTGGACCACCAACTCCGGCGTCTTCCAGTTTTGAACATAGTTCACCGGTGAGTGCTCGCGGTAGCCGTCGGGGTTCTCCCAGGGCGTGCCACCGTGCTCCCATTCGGGGAACCAAAGCTCCTCGGTGTCGTAGTAGGCCATCAGCTCGTCGAGATTGCCGTCGTGGCAGACCAGCGCCTTGAATCGATCGGTCTGACCCTGGATCCAGTTGATCATGTAGCCGCCGAAGCTGGCGCCGGCTGCAGCCATGCGCTCGGGATCGATCCACGAGTGCCGCGAGAGCACGTGATCGAGGCCCTTCATCAGATCGACGTACGGCTTCCCGCCCCAATCGCCGTTGATGGCGTCGGTGAAGTCCTGGCCGTAGCCGGTCGAGCCGTGGAAGTCGATCATCACCGTCGCGTAGCCGTGGCCCGCATAGATCTGCGGGTTCCACCGGTAATGCCAGTGATCGTCGAAGCTGCCCTGCGGCCCGCCGTGGATGAGAAAGGCGAGCGGGTATGTCTTGTTGGGATCGAAGTCCACCGGATAGATGAAGTAGCCGAATACCTCGTCGGAGTTGGCGCCGTAGAAGGAGAACTGCTTGTAGCGACCGAAAGAGATCGCCTCCAGCCGCTTGTCGTTGAGATGCGTGATCTGCGTTTCCAAACCACCCTTACCGGGAATGACGTAAAGCTCGACCGGCTCCACGAGGCTGTCACGAGTGAAGAGCACGCGCCCGTCGGCGAGCGGTTGAGGGCTCGAGTTGGTGTGAACGGTGCTGACCGCGGAAACCATGCCGTCCGAGGGGTCGATGCGAAAGATGGAATGGTTGCCGATGTTGTCGGCCGCCGCGTAGAGCGCCGTCCCGTCCGGCGTCCACACCACCGAACCCGGCGAGCGGTCCCAGCGCTCGGTGAGGTTGCGTGTCTGGCCGGTGGTCCAGTCCCTGATCATCACCCGGTACCGATCGGCCTCGTAGCCC
Above is a genomic segment from Acidobacteriota bacterium containing:
- a CDS encoding ABC transporter permease, whose protein sequence is MRKIWAIIRRELIAYFSSPLAYIVLTAFLLMQGYIFYLIVSFLNNPQTPAMTPLRLFFGGTIFFWLFLLFVVPVITMRLIAEERRSGTVEVLLTSPVTEGQVIIGKFAAAMAFYVTLWLPTVLYVLVLTRHSEIDIGPVLSGYLGVFLLGFFFIAVGTFSSTLTDNQLIAAIIAFAAMVILFSIGLVEQLMVSDSFIKSALGNMNLWTQMDDFAKGIVDSRHVIYQLSAGVLFLFLATKSLEVKKWR
- a CDS encoding ABC transporter ATP-binding protein, yielding MIEVENLSKTYVEAPVVRDLSFFVPEGQVLGFLGPNGAGKTTVMRMLTAFLPPTTGRVVVAGVDLDQDPVGLRRNVGYLPENVPLYPEMRVDEFLRFRAAVEEVPRGEVQKQIEYVVEKCLLGEVRRQVVGTLSKGYRQRVGLAGALIHQPPVLILDEPTVGLDPNQIIKVRELITELGEDHTVLLSTHILPEVEQVCERVFIIDRGRIVADGTPDALQAKLIGNPSLSVELGGADSSAREVLQGLPGVVGTRELGSGRFVLEHAAGSDPREAVFRLAVEKDWVLLTLTPQQASLEDVFVRLTTREDELLAEPAGEVHDA
- a CDS encoding zinc-ribbon domain-containing protein, which gives rise to MIITCPNCETKYRYDEARFGGAEVKQVKCTSCQHAFEVRNPLDEPSNATSIKKMFQESPEPIETPEPEPEPEPPEFPELAPLPKDQRYSLAVIAGSQAGSVFPITKPRVYLGRGSAMDIQVKDSEVSRRHAMLEVRSGTVVLVDMGATNGTWVGGERAEEAEIPNQGEFTVGSTTLMLIVTGNSTA
- a CDS encoding S9 family peptidase; amino-acid sequence: MASISSAQQHPFNVHDLVAMQRVSDPQPSPDGSRAAFTVTTMDLEANKGLRDVWIAATDGSGASRLTRDAANDWSARWQNDETLYFLSSRSGSAQVWRWSFVKNEAGQVTDLPLDVDSLVVGPGGRALYVGLAVYPDCDASVECTAARLEAKEAEKASGMIFDKVFVRHWDTWKDGRRNHVFRIPIAEDGTAGAAVDLMAGVDGDCPTIPWGGDGDYTVSPDDAWLVYTAKVVNGSEEVWSTDWDLWAVPTDGSKPARCLTEDNEAWDASPAFSPDGTSLAYVAMVRPGYEADRYRVMIRDWTTGQTRNLTERWDRSPGSVVWTPDGTALYAAADNIGNHSIFRIDPSDGMVSAVSTVHTNSSPQPLADGRVLFTRDSLVEPVELYVIPGKGGLETQITHLNDKRLEAISFGRYKQFSFYGANSDEVFGYFIYPVDFDPNKTYPLAFLIHGGPQGSFDDHWHYRWNPQIYAGHGYATVMIDFHGSTGYGQDFTDAINGDWGGKPYVDLMKGLDHVLSRHSWIDPERMAAAGASFGGYMINWIQGQTDRFKALVCHDGNLDELMAYYDTEELWFPEWEHGGTPWENPDGYREHSPVNYVQNWKTPELVVHGALDYRVVDTQGLATFNALQRLGVPSRLLYYPDENHWVLKPVNSIQWHEVVLDWMDRWTAPAVE